The following DNA comes from Candidatus Cloacimonadota bacterium.
GCGTTCTCTGCTGCTACCACATCATCCAGTTTTTTCTCGATATCCGCGGTTTCATCGGTCATTTCCGTGATATTTGTAGCATCGATATTTAAGATCGCCAGGTTCGCACCGGCAACGGTGTAGAAATTCTTCCCATAAGGCGGTACTTCCTTATCTTTAAATTTGCTGATATTTACTTCCATTTTGTCTCCTTTCGGGATTATTCCCGCATCCTCCGAAGCCTTTTAATCTCCATAGTTTTTTTAATCTCCATAGTTTTAACGAAGGAGATTGGCGAAGGAGGATTTCTTGTTTTGTTTAATTAAAAATTCTGCATAATTCATTTTCTAACTCACCCTCGTTCCCTCTCTTCAAAGAGAGGGATGACATTCTTGTTCCTGCGCTCCTGCGTAGGAACGAATATGACGCATGTGCGACCAACACTGCATTCCAACGCAGGAGCATTGGAACGAGCAGGTGAATTTCAGGACAGAAATCGGCATTTTTATTCCCGAAATTGTGAGTATCCGGACAGAAATTAGCGTTTTCATTCCCGCAATTGGGAATTTCAGGACTGCAATTGGCTTTTTCGTTCCCGCAATTGGGAATTTCAGGACTGCAATTGGTGGTTTCATTCCCGAAAATATGAGTTTCGGGACAGAAATTGGTGTTTTCATTTCCGAAAATGTGAGTTTCAGGACTGCAATTTACTTTTTCATGCCTGAAATTCATGTTGATAGCACATGAATAGCAAAGAATCTGCTCATAATTGTTTTTCTTCATTCCGCACTTCTATAATTTCTAAATGAACGCTTTAAATTGAATTCATCCGTAAAATTTGATCATTCGACTCGTAAGGAACGACGAGTCGAAATAAAATGTTATTAATACGCAGTTTCGAGTCGTCGTCTTGTGCTAAGACGATGTCTTTCGTCAAACATAGTTTGACGCTGTCCTTACAACTCGAATCCTTAATTTCCGGATAAACTCTAAACAGGAATCACCCGCCTGTTAAGGTGCTGCATACAGGCGGGACGATATAAACCGGTTTTTACCGGGAACCTATTGATCGGGTTCCTCTTTGTTTTCGATAGTAACATCTTTCTCCGGGATTTTATTTACGATAGTAACATCATGTTCTTCTGTGGAAGGTTTGTTTGCAGATTTGGCTTCATCATCGATAGCAATGATTTTGATGACATCTTTCTCAAATAGGATAATGTAGGCATCGGTGGTTATTACATCCATTATTATTCGATTGGGATCAGGTGAATATTTCCATCCTTATCCACTACGATCCAATAATCATCAGTAAAATCCATGATGTTGTATTTTTCACCTTCCACACTTTCGATGGTTTCACCGGCATCCAGTTCTATCCTGTCGATTAGATAGTCCTTGATGATATTCTGTTTTTCCGCACTGAAATCACCCAGTTTTAAAGCATTCAGCAGACTGATCGACAGAATCAGTACTAACAGCAGCAGCTTTTTCATTTCGCACCTCCTTTTTGTTTGCTGCAGTTGAATGACGCGGAGGTGCGAAGTGTGACGCCGTTACCGGAAAAAAATTTATACTTGACTAAGGAAAGAGTTGTCGAACTTCTGTAATGAGGAGTTTCGATATGAAAAATATCCAAGATTTTACATATCAGGATGCAATGAAAATATCTTATAAATATGCCTTATACAGAACAGGAAATGTAGATATTTCAAAAGAAATAGCTTCCATTACTGCCGGTAAATTTGTATTAAAAAAAATTGAAGGCGATATCAGGGGCATAAAAAAGTGGATCACTCTTACTTCACGCAATTTTTGTTATGAATATTTCAGGGATATCAAAAAGAAGAAGAAGCTTAAAGAAAGATATAAAGAAAAATTAATAATCGATACGATCCTGGAACACAGCAAGATAGATACGGAACTGCATGCATCCTTTAAAAAAAGCGCTGGAAAGCTTAACAGATGAACAGCAGAGAACCCTGGTTTTATATAATATTTGCGATAGAAATTATCAGCAGATGGAAGAGATTGCGGAGGTTTCAGCTGTAGCCATCAGGCAGAGAATTTCCCGGATCAACAATAAATTGAAAGCAATAACATATTTGAATTTAGGAATGATAGGGACTAAAAAGATAGTAACTCCGGAATTGAATAATGTACTGTATAAATTCTTAACCAGATTCAAGAAGAACCTGGAAGAAAGTACTCTCCATAAAATGTATAAATATTTCTCGATGGCTGATCTTAAAGATTACCATGGAACTATTAAAATCAAAGAAACAGAAAATTATGAGATCAAATTGAAAGATTGCGAATACCAGATAATTGTTTTATATCAGAATGATGATGACATTAGAGAAGCCTTTGATTTCAAATTCAAGATTGAGAATAATCATTTAAAGATAACAGCTCCACCTAAAAAGAAAACAATAGCTGCAACATTAAAGAATGATTCCGAACAAGCTGATAAACTAAAAGAACTGCTTCACTTATATCCACCCGATAGAACAGGAAAATCTACCATTCCCAAAGAGCTTTTAGATGCGTTGATCAAAAAGAATACGCTATCCACATAATGCAATTATGTGCTATCGTAATAATATCATCTTACTGACAACACATTTTTGATTATTTATCTTTAATCTATAAAAGTAAACTCCATTAGAAACGGCTTTTCCATACTCATCGGTTGCATTCCACATAATTGGATTTTGATTCCTGATATCTGAAAATTGTTTTATCTTCTGCCCTTTAATGTTATAAATTGAAATCTCTGAGTTCTCCTTGTACTCTGTGGCTAAAGAAAATGAAATTGTTGTTTCTGAATTGAAGGGATTGGGAAAATTGGAGAGATTTATTGGAGT
Coding sequences within:
- a CDS encoding sigma-70 family RNA polymerase sigma factor encodes the protein MHPLKKALESLTDEQQRTLVLYNICDRNYQQMEEIAEVSAVAIRQRISRINNKLKAITYLNLGMIGTKKIVTPELNNVLYKFLTRFKKNLEESTLHKMYKYFSMADLKDYHGTIKIKETENYEIKLKDCEYQIIVLYQNDDDIREAFDFKFKIENNHLKITAPPKKKTIAATLKNDSEQADKLKELLHLYPPDRTGKSTIPKELLDALIKKNTLST